One Deinococcus grandis DNA window includes the following coding sequences:
- a CDS encoding D-alanyl-D-alanine carboxypeptidase/D-alanyl-D-alanine-endopeptidase yields MRRAFLIAALLGLTGAAQVAAPAAEAPVTLHLSREPGLSAGVRAALRGLPGDVETVVLVQDLRTRAVLEARQPDRALIPASTTKLVTAAAVLDERGGAGGWWSAELTVPAAQVGRASVKAVTLRGSGDPTLSVADGAYSLRALARQAYARGLREVGEVRVDDLGFDSAAWEVPLGAPMTALRLAAWHDDPPVSAQAARERLGAALTAQLRAAGVRVTREDVGRAAPWQAWVPPARTDDQGRVLPPDPVTPAAARPEQGIASVRSASPFRVLAATLRPSDNLRAEELLGTLAHGANGTLRGALARERAYLRRIGADLSGVELHDGSGLSRDNRLSPRVLVAVLREQFDLPAPLPGKAGLPEALYRARGNAFAEALPQAGTGENVPEHDGRGGTMALRLRGAGLDVRAKTGTLPGVSALAGFVTGRSGHVLAFAVIMNGPEETPILTLRAVQDDVVRAVAAAH; encoded by the coding sequence ATGCGCCGCGCCTTCCTGATTGCCGCCCTGCTGGGTCTGACCGGGGCGGCGCAGGTGGCCGCCCCCGCCGCGGAGGCGCCGGTGACGCTGCACCTGTCGCGCGAGCCGGGCCTGAGTGCGGGGGTGCGCGCGGCCCTGCGGGGACTGCCGGGGGACGTGGAGACGGTGGTGCTCGTGCAGGACCTGCGGACGCGGGCGGTGCTGGAGGCGCGGCAGCCGGACCGGGCGCTCATTCCGGCGAGCACCACGAAACTGGTGACGGCCGCGGCCGTGCTGGACGAGCGGGGCGGCGCGGGCGGCTGGTGGAGTGCCGAGCTGACCGTTCCGGCGGCGCAGGTGGGCCGGGCGTCGGTGAAGGCGGTGACGCTGCGCGGCAGTGGCGACCCGACCCTGAGCGTGGCCGACGGCGCGTACAGCCTGCGGGCGCTGGCGCGGCAGGCGTACGCGCGGGGACTGCGCGAGGTGGGCGAGGTGCGCGTGGACGACCTGGGGTTCGACTCGGCGGCGTGGGAGGTGCCGCTGGGGGCGCCCATGACGGCGCTGCGGCTCGCGGCGTGGCACGACGATCCGCCCGTCTCGGCGCAGGCGGCGCGGGAGCGGCTGGGCGCGGCGCTGACCGCGCAGCTGCGTGCGGCGGGCGTGCGGGTCACGCGGGAGGACGTGGGGCGCGCCGCTCCGTGGCAGGCGTGGGTGCCGCCCGCCCGGACGGATGACCAGGGGCGGGTGCTGCCGCCGGATCCGGTGACGCCCGCCGCTGCCCGCCCGGAGCAGGGAATCGCCAGTGTGCGCAGCGCGTCGCCGTTCCGGGTGCTGGCGGCTACCCTGCGCCCCAGCGACAACCTGCGTGCCGAGGAACTGCTGGGCACCCTGGCGCACGGCGCGAACGGCACGCTGCGTGGGGCGCTGGCGCGCGAACGGGCGTACCTGCGCCGCATCGGCGCGGACCTCAGCGGGGTGGAACTGCACGACGGCAGCGGCCTGAGCCGCGACAACCGCCTGAGCCCGCGCGTGCTGGTGGCCGTGCTGCGCGAGCAGTTCGACCTGCCCGCGCCGCTGCCCGGGAAGGCGGGGCTGCCGGAGGCGCTGTACCGGGCGCGCGGGAACGCGTTCGCCGAGGCCCTCCCGCAGGCGGGAACGGGCGAGAACGTCCCGGAGCACGACGGGCGCGGCGGGACGATGGCGCTGCGGCTGCGCGGCGCGGGCCTGGACGTGCGCGCCAAGACCGGCACGCTGCCCGGCGTGAGCGCCCTGGCCGGGTTTGTGACGGGCCGCAGCGGGCACGTGCTGGCCTTCGCGGTGATCATGAACGGCCCGGAAGAGACGCCGATCCTGACCCTGCGGGCCGTGCAGGACGACGTGGTTCGCGCGGTCGCGGCGGCGCACTGA
- the rdgB gene encoding RdgB/HAM1 family non-canonical purine NTP pyrophosphatase, giving the protein MNVVVATSNAGKVREIEEALQGTGWTLSPLGSLPLPDETGATYEENAALKACAAALMTGRPALADDSGIEVEALGGEPGVYSARYGNRDNDVERNVYLLEKLRGEKNRRAKFVSVVILAYPDGHLETYRGELPGTLLEGPRGANGFGYDPLFVPDGDTRTLAEMTVPEKRAVSHRGRALAALRDAHRSGLPERDVTPIV; this is encoded by the coding sequence ATGAACGTGGTGGTGGCGACCAGCAACGCCGGGAAGGTCCGGGAGATCGAGGAGGCCCTGCAGGGCACCGGCTGGACCCTCAGCCCGCTGGGCAGCCTGCCCCTGCCGGACGAGACTGGCGCGACGTACGAGGAGAACGCGGCCCTGAAGGCCTGCGCCGCCGCGCTGATGACCGGGCGGCCCGCGCTGGCGGACGACAGCGGCATCGAGGTCGAGGCGCTGGGCGGCGAGCCCGGCGTGTACTCCGCCCGTTACGGCAACCGCGACAACGACGTGGAACGCAACGTGTACCTGTTGGAGAAACTGCGCGGCGAGAAGAACCGCCGCGCGAAGTTCGTGTCCGTCGTGATCCTGGCGTACCCGGACGGGCACCTCGAAACGTACCGCGGTGAACTGCCCGGCACGCTGCTCGAAGGCCCGCGCGGCGCGAACGGCTTCGGGTACGACCCGCTGTTCGTCCCGGACGGCGACACCCGCACCCTGGCCGAGATGACGGTGCCGGAAAAGCGCGCGGTCAGCCACCGGGGCCGGGCGCTGGCGGCCCTGCGTGACGCGCACCGCAGCGGCCTGCCCGAACGGGACGTCACCCCGATCGTCTGA